Proteins from one Chthoniobacterales bacterium genomic window:
- a CDS encoding NAD(P)-dependent alcohol dehydrogenase, translated as MRKTFAFAGLDATSPLVPYSFDRRDPLPTDVQIDILFCGVCHSDLHTVRGEWGGTMYPCVPGHEIVGRVSAIGSEVSKFAVGDIAAVGCMVDSCGSCANCQRDLEQFCEKGATFTYNAPDKHTQGVTYGGYSNAIVVDEAFTLKVPASLDLAATAPLLCAGITTYSPLRRWKVGPGQKVGIVGLGGLGHMAVKFAAAFDAHVVLFTTSPGKTEDALRLGAHEVVVSKNASEMRKHTGSFDFILDAVSAPHDLNTYLSLLKLDGTMVMVGVPAEPLPVNVFSLIMPRKQLAGSLIGGIAETQEMLDFCGEHNITCDIEMIRMDEINTAYERLLKSDVKYRFVIDMATLKEA; from the coding sequence ATGAGAAAAACTTTTGCCTTCGCTGGTCTCGACGCCACCTCGCCGCTCGTCCCCTATTCCTTTGACCGTCGCGATCCGCTGCCGACCGATGTCCAGATCGACATCCTGTTTTGCGGCGTCTGCCATTCCGATCTGCACACCGTGCGCGGCGAATGGGGCGGGACGATGTACCCCTGCGTGCCGGGTCACGAAATCGTCGGGCGCGTCTCCGCCATTGGCAGCGAAGTCAGCAAATTTGCTGTCGGCGACATCGCGGCGGTCGGCTGCATGGTGGACTCCTGCGGCAGTTGCGCCAACTGCCAGCGCGATCTCGAGCAATTCTGTGAAAAAGGGGCCACGTTTACCTACAACGCCCCGGATAAACACACCCAAGGCGTGACCTACGGCGGCTATTCCAACGCCATAGTGGTCGATGAGGCGTTCACCCTGAAAGTGCCCGCCAGTCTCGATCTCGCGGCCACCGCTCCGCTGCTTTGCGCGGGCATCACGACGTATTCGCCGCTGCGCCGCTGGAAAGTCGGGCCGGGGCAGAAAGTGGGCATCGTCGGCCTCGGCGGGCTTGGTCACATGGCGGTGAAATTCGCCGCTGCCTTTGACGCGCACGTCGTTCTTTTCACCACCTCGCCGGGCAAAACCGAGGACGCGCTGCGGCTCGGCGCGCACGAAGTCGTCGTCTCCAAGAACGCCTCCGAAATGCGCAAGCACACGGGCAGCTTCGACTTCATTCTCGACGCCGTCTCCGCGCCGCACGACCTCAATACCTATCTCTCCCTCCTGAAACTCGACGGCACGATGGTCATGGTCGGAGTGCCCGCCGAGCCGCTGCCGGTGAATGTTTTCAGCCTCATCATGCCCCGAAAACAACTGGCCGGCTCCCTGATTGGCGGCATCGCCGAGACTCAGGAAATGCTGGATTTCTGTGGCGAGCACAACATTACCTGCGACATCGAAATGATCCGCATGGACGAGATCAACACCGCCTACGAGCGCCTCCTGAAGAGCGATGTGAAATACCGCTTCGTAATCGACATGGCGACCCTCAAGGAGGCGTAA
- a CDS encoding nucleoside recognition domain-containing protein — MLNFIWLGLLLIAVILGGLTGSLDAVTIAAFDACKNAVLNLALPLIGLMALWLGMMRLAERAGLIQLLARALRPLMTRLFPDVPPEHPAMGAMLLNMGANMLGLGNAATPMGLKAMGHLERLNKTPGTASNAMCTFLAINTSSIQLIPATTVAYLAAAKSADPTWIIGPAFLATVCAATSGIIAVKLLEKLPVFRNRAATVGISDSIETPLTEETPAAPSPLVSWAWLPLAVYFGLFAWFAWMLIGHAQTIDLKSTVLAVVRAISTLAVPFLFSFFPLYAALRRIPVYEEFIEGAKEGFAVATRIIPYLVAILSSIGMVRAAFAASAHLDWFAHGMGALSRFLAFIGVPGDLLPLILLRPLSGSGASGVFNEIIRNPALGGPDSLISRMAGCIMGSTETTFYVIAVYFGSVAIRRTRHAIPAGLIADLTGVIASITICRLMFS, encoded by the coding sequence ATGCTGAACTTCATCTGGCTCGGGCTCCTTCTCATCGCCGTGATTCTGGGCGGACTCACCGGGTCGCTCGACGCCGTGACCATCGCAGCATTCGACGCCTGCAAAAACGCCGTTCTCAATCTCGCTCTGCCCCTCATCGGCTTGATGGCTCTCTGGCTGGGCATGATGCGTCTCGCCGAACGCGCCGGGCTCATCCAGCTCCTCGCCCGCGCCCTGCGCCCGCTTATGACCCGCCTCTTCCCCGATGTGCCGCCCGAGCACCCGGCGATGGGCGCGATGCTGCTCAACATGGGCGCCAACATGCTTGGCCTCGGAAACGCCGCCACTCCTATGGGACTCAAAGCCATGGGCCACCTCGAGCGCTTGAATAAGACTCCCGGCACCGCTTCCAACGCCATGTGCACCTTTCTCGCCATCAATACGAGTTCCATTCAACTCATCCCCGCCACCACCGTCGCCTACCTCGCCGCTGCCAAATCCGCTGATCCCACCTGGATCATCGGCCCAGCCTTTCTCGCCACCGTCTGCGCCGCCACCTCGGGCATTATCGCCGTCAAACTCCTCGAAAAACTCCCTGTCTTCCGCAACCGCGCCGCCACCGTCGGCATCTCTGATTCCATTGAAACTCCGCTCACCGAGGAAACACCCGCCGCCCCGTCTCCGCTCGTCTCCTGGGCATGGCTGCCGCTCGCCGTTTACTTCGGCCTCTTCGCCTGGTTTGCCTGGATGCTCATCGGCCACGCGCAAACCATCGACCTTAAAAGCACCGTCCTCGCCGTCGTCCGCGCCATCTCCACCCTCGCCGTGCCGTTCCTGTTCTCCTTTTTCCCGCTTTACGCCGCCCTACGCCGCATCCCCGTCTATGAGGAATTCATCGAGGGCGCCAAAGAGGGCTTCGCCGTCGCTACCCGCATCATCCCCTACCTCGTCGCCATCCTGAGTTCCATCGGAATGGTCCGGGCCGCCTTCGCCGCCAGCGCGCATCTCGATTGGTTTGCCCACGGAATGGGGGCGCTCTCCCGGTTTCTGGCCTTCATCGGAGTGCCCGGCGACCTCCTGCCGCTCATCCTCCTGCGTCCCCTCAGCGGCAGCGGCGCGAGCGGCGTCTTCAACGAAATCATCCGCAACCCCGCCCTCGGCGGCCCCGACAGCCTGATCTCGCGCATGGCGGGCTGCATCATGGGCAGCACGGAGACCACGTTTTACGTCATCGCCGTTTACTTCGGCAGCGTGGCCATCCGCAGAACGAGGCACGCCATCCCCGCCGGCCTCATCGCCGACCTCACCGGCGTCATCGCCAGCATCACCATCTGTCGGCTAATGTTTTCCTGA
- a CDS encoding alpha/beta fold hydrolase: protein MNFNPTNWLAALLVSLSPAPPKADPAKPAVVLVHGIYDSGDKMKWLAHQFQRAGYETFCPSVTPCNGAMRLEDAAAFLDAEVVAHFGSRRPLHIVGFSMGGLISRYWVAHFPVRERVISYATLSAPHHGTLFAYINRQPGVLEMRPHSPFLRDLATHDPTFNGMHPLSIYTPFDLIILPSSSSHWDVAANETRWKLFHPLMVFSPSIARRLLRNMHEAEPDTESAH, encoded by the coding sequence TTGAACTTCAACCCCACCAACTGGCTGGCCGCGCTGCTCGTGAGCCTTTCCCCGGCTCCACCGAAGGCCGATCCCGCGAAGCCCGCTGTCGTTTTGGTCCACGGCATTTACGATTCGGGCGACAAGATGAAATGGCTCGCGCACCAGTTTCAACGCGCCGGTTACGAGACGTTTTGCCCGTCGGTGACGCCTTGCAATGGAGCGATGCGACTGGAAGACGCCGCCGCATTTCTCGATGCGGAAGTCGTCGCGCACTTCGGCAGCCGTCGTCCACTGCACATCGTCGGCTTCAGCATGGGCGGGCTGATTTCGCGTTATTGGGTGGCTCATTTTCCGGTGCGCGAACGGGTAATCAGTTACGCCACGCTCAGCGCGCCACATCACGGGACGCTATTTGCCTACATCAATCGCCAGCCCGGCGTCCTGGAAATGCGGCCGCACAGCCCGTTTCTCCGAGACCTGGCTACGCACGATCCGACTTTCAATGGAATGCACCCACTCTCGATTTACACGCCGTTCGACCTCATCATCCTACCGTCGAGCAGCTCGCATTGGGACGTGGCCGCGAATGAGACCCGTTGGAAACTCTTTCATCCGCTGATGGTTTTCAGTCCATCCATCGCCCGCCGACTCCTGCGCAATATGCACGAGGCCGAGCCGGACACAGAGTCCGCTCACTAA
- the ispE gene encoding 4-(cytidine 5'-diphospho)-2-C-methyl-D-erythritol kinase, with product MKRLAPAKINLSLEILGRRPDGFHDLRSLFLPISLTDTIDCTSAENFSFTCSDPTIPTDDRNLVVRAARLFGHGTLPNVAIHLEKNIPHSAGLGGGSSDAATTLLALNDCTETPLAFPELETLAATLGSDVPFFLHRSAAWCEGRGEIVRPIPPPGEFHIILFKPPFGVPTPWAYQNLAASQPLPGIPMEVQSTPFGTLANDLERPVFEKYLLLALVKQFLLAQPETLGALMSGSGSTMFALTRDLAAAESVREKLLSEFGERNWTAIVTPF from the coding sequence ATGAAGCGACTTGCGCCTGCAAAAATCAATCTCTCTCTCGAAATTCTCGGGCGTCGCCCCGATGGATTTCACGATTTGCGCAGCCTCTTTTTACCGATCTCGCTGACGGACACAATCGACTGCACCTCCGCTGAAAATTTCTCCTTCACCTGTTCCGATCCGACGATTCCCACCGACGACCGCAACCTCGTCGTCCGCGCCGCGCGTCTTTTTGGCCACGGCACGCTGCCCAATGTCGCGATTCACCTGGAGAAAAACATCCCGCACAGCGCCGGGCTCGGCGGCGGGAGCAGTGACGCGGCGACGACCTTGCTCGCGCTCAATGATTGCACTGAAACTCCGCTCGCGTTTCCCGAGTTGGAAACGCTGGCCGCGACTCTCGGGTCCGACGTCCCATTTTTTCTCCATCGGTCCGCCGCCTGGTGCGAGGGTCGCGGGGAAATCGTGCGTCCCATTCCGCCGCCGGGCGAGTTCCATATCATTCTCTTCAAGCCGCCTTTTGGCGTCCCCACGCCTTGGGCTTACCAAAATCTCGCCGCCAGCCAGCCGCTCCCCGGCATCCCGATGGAAGTCCAATCGACGCCGTTTGGGACACTGGCCAACGACCTTGAGCGTCCCGTCTTTGAGAAATATCTCCTGCTCGCCCTCGTGAAACAATTTCTCCTCGCCCAGCCGGAAACACTCGGCGCGCTGATGTCCGGCTCCGGCTCGACCATGTTTGCACTGACCCGCGATCTGGCTGCCGCGGAAAGCGTCCGCGAGAAATTGCTCTCCGAGTTTGGCGAACGCAACTGGACCGCCATCGTCACGCCATTTTGA
- the pyrF gene encoding orotidine-5'-phosphate decarboxylase translates to MHSSANPSSAKDKIIVALDLPDEASALRTVEQLTGEVGLFKVGLQLFTACGPSIVRQIRALGGGVFLDLKFHDIPNTVRHAVESAMALDVQMLTVHAGGGREMLEAAATGAAGSSCFVLGVTVLTSSNERTLSEMGVQRSVPDQVAALGKIAAESGLSGLVASAHEIGLLRGCIPSGMKLVIPGIRPAGADVQDQKRVMTPLEAVTAGADYLVIGRPILGAENPVNAAREIAASLSVEESNKNQ, encoded by the coding sequence ATGCATTCTTCCGCAAACCCATCGTCGGCAAAAGATAAAATCATCGTCGCACTCGACCTGCCCGACGAAGCCTCGGCGCTGCGGACGGTGGAGCAATTGACCGGCGAAGTGGGGCTTTTCAAAGTCGGCCTGCAGCTTTTCACCGCGTGCGGACCGTCGATTGTGCGGCAGATCCGTGCGCTGGGCGGCGGGGTGTTTCTCGATCTCAAGTTTCACGACATCCCGAACACGGTGCGTCACGCCGTCGAGTCCGCCATGGCACTGGATGTGCAAATGCTGACCGTCCATGCCGGTGGCGGGCGCGAAATGCTGGAAGCGGCAGCGACAGGCGCGGCAGGGTCGAGTTGCTTCGTGCTCGGCGTGACGGTGCTGACGAGTTCCAACGAGCGGACTTTGAGCGAAATGGGGGTCCAGCGCAGTGTGCCGGACCAAGTCGCCGCCCTGGGGAAAATCGCCGCCGAATCGGGTTTGAGCGGACTCGTCGCCAGCGCCCACGAGATCGGGCTTTTGCGCGGCTGTATTCCCAGTGGAATGAAACTCGTGATCCCCGGCATTCGCCCCGCTGGAGCCGATGTGCAGGATCAAAAACGCGTGATGACGCCGCTCGAAGCCGTCACCGCCGGGGCCGATTATCTGGTGATCGGGCGTCCCATTTTAGGAGCGGAAAATCCAGTCAACGCCGCCCGGGAAATCGCGGCGAGCCTTTCAGTTGAAGAATCCAACAAAAACCAATAA
- a CDS encoding GDSL-type esterase/lipase family protein: protein MKLSPLFLALILCNPAILPAQPVPQSSATPVISPTPKPTPLPRTPESAVTPAVKDPNRHVEFLDRKQRGPIDLLFLGDSITDFWPRRGETTWLKFAAWNPADFGISADRTEHVLWRITNGELDGIQPKVTVIMIGTNNVGQCPDEKPEWAAEGVKKIVATVHEKLPATKVLLLAVFPRDIKGSRLREAVAQINQSLVSLDDGKQTRFLDIGSQFLDAQGEIPSDVMPDKLHPNAKGYEIWYGAMQPLLSEMMAEK from the coding sequence ATGAAACTCTCCCCCCTTTTTCTCGCACTCATCCTTTGCAATCCTGCAATTCTCCCGGCTCAGCCAGTCCCTCAATCGAGTGCAACTCCGGTCATTTCACCCACTCCCAAGCCTACGCCACTTCCGCGGACGCCGGAATCGGCCGTCACTCCCGCAGTCAAAGACCCTAATCGGCACGTGGAATTTCTCGACCGCAAGCAGCGCGGCCCGATCGATCTGCTTTTTCTAGGCGATTCCATTACTGATTTCTGGCCTCGTCGCGGCGAAACCACCTGGCTAAAATTTGCCGCGTGGAATCCGGCTGATTTCGGTATCAGCGCCGATCGCACCGAACACGTTCTTTGGCGGATCACCAACGGAGAACTCGATGGCATTCAGCCTAAAGTCACCGTCATTATGATCGGCACCAACAATGTCGGCCAATGCCCGGATGAGAAACCGGAATGGGCAGCGGAGGGAGTGAAAAAGATCGTCGCGACTGTTCACGAAAAGCTGCCGGCGACGAAAGTTTTGCTTCTGGCGGTATTCCCACGCGACATCAAAGGCAGTCGGCTGCGCGAGGCCGTTGCGCAGATCAACCAATCGCTGGTCAGTTTGGATGACGGAAAACAGACGCGTTTTCTGGACATAGGCAGTCAATTTCTCGACGCCCAAGGCGAAATTCCGAGCGACGTTATGCCCGATAAATTGCATCCCAACGCCAAAGGTTACGAAATTTGGTATGGTGCGATGCAGCCGCTCCTAAGTGAGATGATGGCTGAAAAATAG
- a CDS encoding peptide chain release factor 3 — MLSEINRRRTFAIISHPDAGKTTLTEKLLLYGGAVQLAGSVTSRKNQRAATSDWMELERKRGISISSTVLQFEYNGYAVNLLDTPGHHDFSEDTYRVLTAVDAVVMVIDAGKGIQAQTRKLFEVCRRRGVPIFTFMNKLDRPSRPPLDLLDELESVLGIGAYPINWPLGEGVQFKGVYDRQKREVHLFEKTPHGAYRAPVSIAGIDDPIVAEKLDPDVYERVREELEMLEGAGEDYDHNRVLNGKQTPVFFGSAMNNFGVQLMLDAFLAESTPPGPRISHGEYVPTDSPNFTGFIFKIQANMDPRHRDRIAFLRVCSGKFTRDMSVIHERTGKKVRLSNSHKLFAQERETIDTAYAGDILGLVGYSEFGIGDTLTEEPGVVYHEIPRFPPECFAFLQNPNTGKYKQFRQGLEQLLQEGVIQVFHLNDSVIKVPLLAAVGPLQFEVVQYRLETEYGAESRLETATWSIARWLSPDTDLTQLKLPTGVKLATDASGLPVVLFPSAWTLKYFGETNAGIELFEIPEQPEMHIS, encoded by the coding sequence ATGCTTTCCGAAATCAATCGCCGCCGCACGTTTGCGATCATCTCGCACCCGGATGCAGGCAAGACCACACTCACCGAGAAACTTCTCCTCTATGGCGGCGCGGTGCAACTGGCGGGTTCGGTCACTTCGCGGAAAAATCAGCGCGCCGCCACCTCCGACTGGATGGAACTCGAACGCAAACGCGGCATCAGCATCAGCTCGACCGTTTTGCAATTCGAGTACAACGGTTATGCGGTCAATCTCCTCGACACACCTGGCCACCACGATTTCTCCGAGGACACCTACCGCGTCCTTACCGCCGTCGATGCCGTCGTCATGGTCATCGACGCGGGCAAGGGCATTCAAGCGCAAACCCGAAAGCTTTTTGAGGTTTGCCGCCGCCGTGGCGTTCCGATTTTCACCTTCATGAACAAGCTGGACCGCCCGTCGCGTCCGCCGCTCGACCTCTTGGACGAACTCGAAAGCGTTCTCGGCATCGGCGCGTATCCGATCAACTGGCCGCTCGGCGAAGGTGTGCAGTTCAAGGGTGTTTACGACCGCCAGAAACGGGAAGTCCATCTTTTCGAGAAAACGCCTCATGGAGCCTACCGCGCCCCGGTTTCCATCGCCGGAATCGACGACCCCATCGTCGCCGAAAAACTCGACCCCGACGTTTATGAGCGCGTTCGTGAGGAACTCGAAATGCTCGAAGGCGCGGGAGAAGATTACGATCACAACCGCGTTCTCAACGGCAAACAAACCCCCGTTTTCTTTGGCAGCGCCATGAACAACTTCGGCGTCCAGCTCATGCTCGACGCCTTTTTGGCCGAATCCACTCCTCCCGGACCTCGCATCAGCCACGGGGAATACGTCCCTACCGACTCGCCCAATTTCACCGGCTTCATCTTCAAAATCCAGGCCAACATGGACCCGCGCCACCGCGACCGCATCGCGTTTTTGCGCGTTTGCTCCGGCAAATTCACTCGCGACATGTCCGTCATCCACGAGCGCACGGGGAAAAAAGTCCGCCTTTCAAACTCGCACAAACTCTTCGCTCAGGAACGCGAAACCATCGACACCGCTTACGCTGGCGACATTCTGGGCCTGGTCGGCTACTCCGAATTCGGCATTGGCGACACGCTCACCGAGGAACCGGGCGTGGTTTATCACGAAATCCCGCGATTTCCTCCCGAGTGCTTTGCGTTTTTGCAAAATCCGAACACCGGCAAATACAAACAATTCCGTCAAGGTCTCGAACAGCTCCTCCAGGAAGGCGTCATCCAAGTCTTTCATCTGAACGACTCCGTCATCAAAGTCCCGCTCCTCGCCGCAGTCGGCCCGTTACAATTCGAAGTCGTGCAATATCGCCTCGAAACCGAATACGGCGCCGAATCGCGTCTCGAAACCGCCACCTGGAGCATCGCCCGCTGGCTCAGCCCAGATACCGATCTAACTCAACTGAAACTCCCCACTGGCGTCAAACTCGCCACCGACGCCAGCGGCCTTCCCGTCGTCTTATTTCCCTCCGCCTGGACCCTGAAATACTTCGGCGAAACCAATGCGGGCATCGAGTTGTTCGAGATTCCCGAACAACCCGAAATGCATATCAGTTAG
- the rpsR gene encoding 30S ribosomal protein S18, which produces MQPKTAQRRSNFRRANRIMPRRRMDITIDAIDYKNPDILKKFVTESGKILPRRLTGMPAHFHRKITREIKRSRSVLLMA; this is translated from the coding sequence ATGCAGCCTAAAACCGCTCAACGCCGCTCCAATTTCCGCCGTGCGAACCGCATCATGCCCCGCCGCCGGATGGACATCACCATCGACGCGATCGATTACAAGAACCCCGATATTCTGAAGAAATTCGTCACCGAAAGTGGCAAAATCCTTCCCCGCCGCCTCACTGGTATGCCCGCGCATTTCCATCGTAAAATTACCCGCGAGATCAAGCGCAGCCGGTCGGTTCTTCTGATGGCTTAA
- the rpmG gene encoding 50S ribosomal protein L33: MAQDIITLECTEAKAEGKPASRYMSTRNKKSPNTPTRLEKKKYNPFLRRHTLHRETK; encoded by the coding sequence ATGGCCCAAGACATCATCACTCTCGAATGCACCGAAGCAAAAGCTGAGGGCAAACCCGCTTCCCGTTACATGTCCACACGTAACAAAAAGAGCCCCAACACTCCGACGCGTCTGGAGAAGAAGAAATACAATCCCTTCCTCCGCCGCCACACGCTTCATCGCGAAACTAAGTAA
- a CDS encoding TraR/DksA C4-type zinc finger protein codes for MPKTKNDKPSNSSEHEVFEVDESVTILPGEKPDPDAGLSPFLKKQKARLVALRDAMVDSMMGVAKDNLRARAEGSEASAFGMHQADAGSDAYDRDFALSLLSSEQDSLNEIEEALRRIESDTYGICEMSNKPIPHVRLEAIPFTRYTVECQAILEKQSKMTRVRQSVTSLFGLTDEDGNETEEEESPVDTKE; via the coding sequence ATGCCCAAAACCAAGAACGACAAACCATCCAATTCGTCAGAACACGAGGTCTTTGAAGTAGACGAATCCGTGACCATTCTCCCGGGTGAAAAGCCGGATCCCGATGCGGGTCTCTCGCCCTTTTTGAAGAAGCAAAAGGCCCGCCTCGTCGCCCTGCGCGATGCGATGGTTGATTCCATGATGGGTGTCGCCAAGGATAACCTTCGCGCTCGTGCCGAGGGCAGCGAAGCCTCCGCTTTTGGAATGCACCAGGCCGACGCCGGCAGCGACGCTTACGATCGCGATTTCGCCCTCAGCTTGCTTTCCAGCGAGCAGGATTCGCTCAATGAAATCGAGGAAGCGCTCCGTAGAATCGAGTCGGATACTTATGGCATCTGCGAGATGTCGAACAAACCAATCCCTCACGTTCGCCTCGAAGCCATCCCTTTCACCCGTTACACAGTCGAGTGCCAGGCGATTCTGGAGAAGCAGAGCAAGATGACCCGCGTCCGCCAGTCAGTGACATCTTTGTTTGGCCTCACCGATGAGGATGGCAACGAAACCGAGGAAGAAGAATCCCCGGTTGATACCAAAGAATAA
- a CDS encoding bifunctional nuclease family protein — MAKPVVEVQPRAVIPTNGGSAVFLGNQFKNFVIYVDNGVGQAITMFMRQTAKARPLTHDLMAHILTSLGAKVERVIINDLQEGTYFARLILSAENELHERKIVEIDARPSDCIALAVQQNAPIYVVQDVWSQVEDMSEVLEKMAQGDHSSEDDPTAEE; from the coding sequence ATGGCTAAACCAGTTGTCGAAGTCCAACCCCGGGCAGTCATTCCGACCAATGGCGGGAGCGCTGTTTTTCTGGGAAACCAATTCAAAAATTTCGTCATCTACGTCGATAACGGCGTGGGTCAGGCCATTACCATGTTCATGCGGCAGACGGCCAAGGCGCGCCCCCTCACCCACGACCTGATGGCTCACATATTGACCTCACTCGGAGCCAAGGTGGAGCGGGTCATCATCAACGACCTGCAAGAAGGCACGTATTTCGCCCGGCTCATCCTCAGCGCCGAGAACGAGCTGCACGAGCGCAAGATCGTGGAAATCGACGCCCGGCCCAGTGATTGCATCGCGCTCGCCGTCCAGCAAAACGCTCCCATTTACGTCGTGCAAGACGTCTGGAGTCAGGTCGAGGACATGAGCGAGGTCCTGGAAAAAATGGCCCAGGGCGACCACTCTTCCGAAGACGATCCAACGGCGGAGGAATAG